One Prodigiosinella aquatilis DNA window includes the following coding sequences:
- a CDS encoding D-amino acid dehydrogenase, producing the protein MKVVILGSGVVGVSSAWYLTQAGHDVTVIDRQPEPAQETSAGNAGQISPGYSAPWAAPGIPIKAIKWLFQRHAPLAIRPDFSTEQLRWMWQMLLNCDTSHYKINKARMVRLAEYSRDCLQVLREKTAIHYEGRQGGTLQLFRTQQQYENAYRDIAVLQDAGVPYQLLEASELITVEPALAGVSHRLTGGLRLPHDETGDCQLFTKQLAQMAAAAGVTFRFGRTVQYLEVAGQRVAGVQCDGEKITADAYVVACGSYSANLLQQWFKIPVYPLKGYSLTIPLTDEASAPVSTVLDETYKVAITRFDQRIRVGGMAEISGFDLSLNPKRRETLEMVVRDLYPHCGSIEQATFWTGLRPMTPDGTPLVGRSPLQNLYLNTGHGTLGWTMACGSGQLLADIISEKTPDIESDDLSFFRYA; encoded by the coding sequence ATGAAGGTGGTTATTCTAGGGAGTGGTGTTGTTGGTGTCAGTTCGGCCTGGTATCTAACACAGGCAGGGCACGATGTTACTGTTATTGACCGGCAGCCAGAACCAGCACAGGAAACCAGTGCCGGTAACGCCGGACAGATTTCTCCCGGTTACTCTGCCCCCTGGGCTGCGCCGGGTATACCGATTAAAGCGATCAAATGGTTGTTTCAACGCCATGCACCATTGGCTATTCGTCCCGATTTTTCGACAGAACAATTGCGTTGGATGTGGCAAATGTTGCTCAACTGTGACACTTCGCATTACAAGATTAATAAGGCTCGGATGGTCCGACTGGCGGAATACAGTCGTGATTGCTTGCAGGTATTACGTGAAAAAACAGCTATTCATTATGAAGGCCGGCAGGGCGGGACATTGCAGTTGTTTCGTACCCAGCAGCAATATGAGAACGCTTACCGTGATATCGCGGTGTTGCAGGATGCAGGCGTTCCCTATCAATTGCTGGAGGCATCCGAACTGATAACAGTAGAGCCTGCTTTGGCCGGTGTCAGTCACCGTCTGACTGGGGGATTGCGCTTGCCTCATGACGAAACTGGTGACTGCCAGCTGTTTACCAAACAACTGGCGCAGATGGCGGCGGCGGCAGGCGTAACGTTTCGTTTCGGTCGTACTGTCCAGTACCTGGAAGTCGCGGGGCAGCGGGTTGCCGGCGTGCAATGCGATGGCGAAAAAATCACTGCTGATGCTTATGTCGTGGCATGTGGTTCTTATTCCGCCAATTTACTGCAGCAGTGGTTCAAAATCCCGGTCTATCCTTTGAAAGGTTACTCTTTGACTATTCCGTTAACGGATGAAGCGAGTGCACCGGTTTCTACTGTACTGGATGAAACCTATAAAGTTGCTATTACCCGTTTTGATCAACGTATTCGTGTCGGGGGTATGGCAGAGATTTCTGGGTTTGATCTTTCGCTGAATCCTAAGCGGCGTGAAACGCTGGAGATGGTGGTCCGCGATCTATACCCTCATTGCGGATCGATAGAGCAGGCAACGTTTTGGACCGGTCTGCGACCGATGACTCCAGATGGTACTCCGCTGGTTGGGCGTTCGCCGCTGCAAAATCTGTATCTAAATACGGGCCATGGTACATTGGGATGGACCATGGCCTGTGGCTCGGGGCAACTCTTGGCGGATATTATCTCTGAAAAAACACCGGATATTGAATCAGATGACCTATCATTTTTCCGTTATGCTTAA
- a CDS encoding YeaH/YhbH family protein, with protein MAYFIDRRLNGKNKSAVNRQRFLRRYKSQIKQSISEAINKRSVTDIDNGESISIPNADISEPTFHQGQGGVRHRVHPGNDHFVENDKVERPPSGGGSGSGQGDASQDGEGQDEFVFQISKDEYLDLLFEDLALPNLKKNQHQQLTEYKTHRAGYTANGVPANISVVRSLQNSLARRMAMTAGKRRELHQREEDLALLENTEPVQLLEEERLRKEIAELRQRIDRVPFIDSFDLRYKNYERRPEPSSQAVMFCLMDVSGSMDQATKDIAKRFYILLYLFLSRTYKNVEVIYIRHHTQAKEVDEQEFFYSQETGGTIVSSALRLMEEVVKERYDPAQWNIYAAQASDGDNWADDSPLCHDLLATHLLPIVRYYSYIEITRRSHQTLWREYELLRDKFDNFAMQHIRDQADIYPVFRELFHKQTVEK; from the coding sequence ATGGCCTATTTCATTGATCGACGGCTAAACGGAAAAAACAAAAGCGCGGTTAACCGCCAGCGCTTTTTACGCCGTTACAAGTCGCAAATAAAACAGTCGATTTCCGAGGCCATCAACAAGCGTTCGGTAACCGATATAGATAACGGGGAATCCATCTCGATTCCTAATGCAGATATCAGCGAGCCGACGTTCCATCAAGGCCAGGGAGGTGTACGCCATCGTGTCCATCCAGGCAATGACCACTTTGTCGAGAATGACAAGGTCGAGCGGCCACCGAGCGGAGGTGGCAGCGGTTCTGGTCAAGGGGACGCCAGCCAGGACGGTGAAGGGCAAGATGAATTTGTCTTTCAGATTTCAAAAGATGAATATCTTGACCTGTTGTTTGAGGATCTGGCACTACCAAACTTGAAAAAAAACCAGCACCAACAGTTGACTGAATATAAAACACATCGGGCAGGCTACACCGCCAATGGTGTTCCTGCCAATATCAGCGTAGTACGTTCACTGCAAAACTCCCTCGCCCGTCGAATGGCAATGACTGCTGGGAAACGCCGTGAACTGCATCAACGGGAAGAAGACCTCGCGTTACTGGAAAATACCGAGCCAGTGCAATTACTGGAAGAAGAACGTCTGCGTAAGGAAATTGCCGAGCTACGTCAACGTATTGACAGAGTGCCATTTATTGACAGCTTTGATCTACGTTACAAAAACTATGAGCGGCGACCCGAACCTTCGAGCCAGGCCGTCATGTTCTGTCTGATGGATGTGTCAGGGTCAATGGACCAGGCAACAAAAGATATTGCCAAGCGCTTTTATATTCTGCTGTACCTGTTCCTCAGTAGAACCTATAAAAATGTTGAGGTGATATATATTCGCCACCATACGCAGGCCAAAGAGGTCGACGAGCAGGAATTTTTCTACTCACAGGAAACCGGAGGCACAATTGTCTCCAGCGCACTGAGATTGATGGAGGAAGTAGTAAAAGAGCGTTACGACCCTGCACAGTGGAACATTTATGCAGCACAAGCTTCAGATGGCGACAATTGGGCTGATGACTCACCGCTATGCCATGATCTGTTGGCTACCCATCTGCTGCCAATAGTACGGTATTATAGCTACATAGAGATTACTCGCCGTTCTCATCAAACCTTGTGGCGAGAATATGAACTGCTGCGGGATAAATTTGATAACTTTGCCATGCAACATATCCGTGATCAGGCTGATATCTACCCAGTGTTTCGGGAATTGTTCCATAAACAAACAGTTGAAAAATAA
- a CDS encoding PrkA family serine protein kinase — protein MNIFDHYRQRYDAAKDEEFTLQEFLAICQQDRSAYANAAERLLMAIGDPVMVDTAQESRLSRLFSNRVIARYPAFEEFYGMEEAIEQIVSYLRHASQGLEEKKQILYLLGPVGGGKSSLAERLKVLMQRVPIYVLSANGERSPVNDHPLSLFNPQEDASILEKEYNIPRRYLGTIMSPWAAKRLQEFGGDVTKFRVVKVWPSILGQLAIAKTEPGDENNQDISALVGKVDIRKLEHYAQNDPDAYGYSGALCRANQGIMEFVEMFKAPIKVLHPLLTATQEGNYNGTEGIAALPFNGIILAHSNESEWVQFRNNKNNEAFLDRVYIVKVPYCLRVSEEVKIYDKLLKNSELSNSPCAPGTLEMLARFSILSRLKDPENSSLYSKMRVYDGESLKDTDPKSKSYQEYRDYAGVDEGMTGLSTRFAFKILSRVFNFDHGEVAANPVHLFYVLEQQIEREQFPQDIAEKYLEYLKGYLIPKYAEFIGKEIQTAYLESYSEYGQNIFDRYVTYADFWIQDQEYRDPDTGQLFDRESLNAELEKIEKPAGISNPKDFRNEIVNFVLRARANNNGHNPNWTSYEKLRTVIEKKMFSNTEELLPVISFNTKTSTDEQKKHDDFVDRMMEKGYTRKQVRLLCEWYLRVRKSS, from the coding sequence ATGAACATATTTGATCACTACCGTCAGCGCTACGACGCTGCCAAAGATGAAGAGTTCACTCTGCAGGAATTTCTTGCCATCTGTCAGCAGGATCGCAGTGCGTATGCAAATGCTGCCGAACGGTTATTAATGGCCATTGGCGATCCAGTAATGGTGGACACCGCACAGGAATCGCGTCTGTCCCGTTTATTTTCTAACCGGGTGATTGCCCGGTATCCTGCGTTTGAAGAATTCTATGGCATGGAGGAAGCGATTGAACAGATCGTGTCTTATCTCAGACATGCTTCACAGGGTTTGGAAGAGAAAAAACAGATTCTCTATTTGCTGGGCCCGGTTGGTGGGGGTAAATCATCCTTGGCGGAACGCCTAAAAGTACTGATGCAGCGAGTGCCAATTTATGTGCTCAGCGCCAATGGCGAACGGAGTCCGGTTAACGATCATCCGCTAAGTCTGTTTAATCCACAGGAAGACGCCTCTATTCTGGAAAAAGAGTACAACATTCCCCGTCGCTATCTCGGCACAATCATGTCTCCATGGGCAGCTAAACGCCTGCAGGAGTTTGGCGGAGACGTTACCAAATTCCGTGTCGTTAAGGTGTGGCCGTCAATTTTGGGCCAACTGGCTATTGCCAAAACCGAACCTGGCGATGAAAACAATCAAGATATTTCAGCATTGGTCGGCAAAGTAGACATCCGCAAACTGGAACATTATGCTCAAAACGATCCCGATGCCTACGGGTATTCCGGTGCATTGTGCCGTGCCAACCAAGGCATAATGGAGTTCGTGGAAATGTTCAAAGCACCGATTAAAGTGCTGCATCCATTGTTGACTGCCACTCAGGAAGGCAACTATAACGGTACGGAAGGCATCGCGGCCCTGCCATTCAACGGTATTATTCTGGCCCACTCCAACGAATCCGAATGGGTACAATTCCGTAATAATAAAAACAATGAGGCCTTTCTTGACCGTGTTTATATCGTAAAAGTACCTTATTGCCTGAGAGTGTCTGAAGAGGTTAAAATTTACGATAAATTACTGAAAAACAGTGAATTATCAAATTCTCCTTGTGCACCTGGCACGCTGGAAATGCTGGCTCGTTTCTCCATATTGTCGCGACTTAAAGACCCGGAAAACTCCAGCCTCTATTCAAAAATGCGGGTCTATGATGGTGAAAGTCTGAAAGATACTGACCCAAAATCAAAATCGTATCAGGAATACCGTGACTATGCCGGTGTGGACGAGGGAATGACTGGCCTTTCCACCCGCTTCGCCTTCAAAATTCTTTCTCGAGTATTTAACTTCGATCACGGTGAAGTGGCGGCAAATCCAGTACATCTGTTTTATGTGTTAGAGCAACAGATTGAGCGCGAACAATTCCCACAAGATATAGCGGAAAAATATCTGGAGTATCTGAAAGGCTATCTGATTCCAAAATATGCGGAATTTATTGGCAAAGAAATTCAGACTGCCTATCTCGAATCCTACTCGGAATATGGACAAAATATTTTCGATCGCTATGTCACCTACGCCGACTTCTGGATTCAGGACCAAGAATACCGCGATCCAGATACCGGACAATTGTTTGATCGTGAATCGCTTAACGCCGAGCTGGAAAAAATCGAAAAACCGGCTGGTATCAGCAATCCAAAAGATTTTCGTAACGAAATTGTCAATTTTGTGCTGCGTGCCCGAGCCAACAACAATGGGCATAATCCAAACTGGACCAGTTATGAGAAATTGCGTACCGTCATTGAGAAAAAAATGTTCTCCAACACGGAAGAGTTGTTGCCGGTCATTTCGTTTAATACCAAAACCTCGACAGATGAACAGAAAAAACATGATGACTTCGTTGACCGCATGATGGAAAAAGGCTACACCCGGAAACAGGTTCGCTTGTTGTGCGAATGGTATCTGCGTGTGAGGAAGTCGTCTTGA
- a CDS encoding MipA/OmpV family protein — protein MKKCQLSLLMVLVTGTLVSSSAYAGEFALGGGIIGENSVYKGDDTHVYPFPFFSYESENFYFHGLGGGYYLWNDEQNKLSLTASYFPFGFKPSDSSDAQVQKLDRRRSTLMAGIAYRHDEDWGTVRTSLVGDTLDNSNGLIGDIAYLYRFNMDDWSMTPSVGVTWNSKNQNRYYYGVSDSESARSGLSSYNPNDSWSPYVELLANYKISQKWNAWVASRYTHLADEVKNSPIVDKNYSLLFGAGVSYTF, from the coding sequence GTGAAAAAATGTCAACTATCACTTTTAATGGTGCTGGTTACCGGAACGTTAGTCTCCTCCTCTGCTTATGCGGGCGAATTCGCATTAGGGGGCGGGATTATCGGGGAAAACTCGGTATATAAGGGAGATGACACTCATGTATATCCCTTTCCATTCTTTTCTTATGAAAGTGAAAATTTTTATTTTCATGGCTTGGGAGGAGGATATTACCTATGGAATGATGAGCAGAACAAGCTTTCGCTAACTGCCAGTTATTTTCCCTTTGGTTTCAAACCCAGCGATAGTAGTGATGCCCAAGTGCAGAAGTTAGATAGACGCCGTAGTACGTTGATGGCCGGTATTGCATATAGGCATGATGAAGATTGGGGGACAGTACGCACGTCATTGGTAGGGGATACGTTGGATAACAGTAATGGCCTTATCGGGGACATCGCCTATTTGTATCGCTTTAACATGGACGACTGGAGCATGACACCTAGTGTCGGGGTAACTTGGAATAGCAAAAATCAGAACCGCTATTATTATGGTGTTTCTGATAGTGAATCCGCACGTTCGGGCTTGAGTAGCTATAACCCGAATGACAGTTGGTCTCCTTATGTGGAACTGCTAGCAAACTACAAAATCAGTCAAAAATGGAACGCGTGGGTAGCCAGCCGTTACACTCATTTGGCTGATGAGGTAAAAAATAGTCCGATAGTAGATAAAAACTACAGTCTGCTGTTCGGTGCAGGGGTTAGTTATACTTTCTGA
- a CDS encoding aldo/keto reductase, which yields MAVKTVTFPDGSSVPAIGQGTWYMGENPQQKAEEVRALRVGIEQGLRLIDTAEMYAEGGAEDVVGEAIRGRRDQVYLVSKVYPHNAGGEKAITACERSLKRLQTEHIDLYLLHWRGGIPLVDTIAAMEQLQQAGKIGHCGVSNLDVDDMQELWSLNGGEQCITDQVLYHLASRGIEYDLLPWCQQRHVPVMAYCPLAQAGKLKCDLLKAPTVKAVARRHGLSAAQVLLAWVIRQHGVIAIPKASSEVHVKENAKVLSVTLSTEDITLLDKAFPALSHKQMLDVV from the coding sequence ATGGCAGTAAAAACGGTAACATTTCCTGATGGTTCGAGTGTGCCGGCTATCGGTCAGGGAACCTGGTATATGGGAGAAAACCCGCAGCAAAAAGCCGAAGAGGTCAGGGCGCTGCGAGTTGGAATAGAACAGGGATTACGACTGATTGATACTGCTGAAATGTATGCAGAGGGCGGGGCCGAAGACGTCGTAGGTGAAGCTATTCGAGGGCGTCGCGACCAGGTGTATCTGGTTTCCAAGGTTTATCCGCATAATGCGGGAGGTGAGAAAGCCATAACGGCTTGTGAACGTAGTCTGAAGCGCTTACAGACGGAACATATTGATCTCTATCTGCTGCATTGGCGAGGCGGTATTCCTCTGGTGGATACGATTGCTGCCATGGAGCAATTGCAGCAGGCCGGGAAAATTGGCCATTGTGGTGTATCCAATTTGGATGTGGATGATATGCAGGAATTGTGGTCGTTGAATGGCGGTGAACAGTGCATTACCGACCAAGTTCTTTATCATCTGGCTTCGCGTGGTATTGAGTATGATTTATTACCGTGGTGTCAACAACGGCATGTTCCGGTCATGGCGTATTGCCCGTTGGCACAGGCTGGTAAGTTGAAATGTGATTTATTGAAAGCGCCAACAGTGAAGGCTGTTGCGCGGCGGCATGGGCTCTCGGCAGCACAAGTACTATTGGCTTGGGTGATTCGCCAGCATGGAGTAATCGCCATTCCCAAAGCCAGCTCAGAAGTACATGTAAAAGAAAACGCAAAGGTACTGTCGGTAACATTGAGCACGGAAGATATTACCTTGCTGGACAAGGCTTTCCCGGCACTATCACACAAGCAAATGCTGGACGTGGTGTAA
- a CDS encoding D-hexose-6-phosphate mutarotase, whose translation MNDKVFSLPILQQITPTISQRQLNQLPVIVVEHPQVRAAITLQGAHLISWKPQGEHPVLWLSDNTSFTENVAIRGGIPICFPWFGPVSEPNHGFARLLPWEFTSHSEDEKGVHLAFTLRDNAKTREQWPHEFTLIARFNLGKECRIELESHGDYSITSALHAYFQIGDIKQISISGLGETFIDKVNQGKIATQQGDLRFTDRTDRIYTQPQAISKIHDPELHRTIEIHHTHHSDVVSWNPGAELSHTIADMTDDGYKTFVCVETARINQPFTATTHTPARLSTTIKIKK comes from the coding sequence ATGAACGATAAAGTTTTCTCTCTCCCCATTCTGCAACAAATCACACCGACAATCAGTCAACGTCAGTTAAATCAACTACCGGTGATCGTGGTGGAACATCCGCAAGTTCGTGCGGCCATTACACTACAGGGTGCACACCTGATAAGCTGGAAACCGCAAGGAGAACATCCGGTATTGTGGCTGAGCGACAATACATCGTTTACAGAGAATGTTGCCATCCGCGGCGGCATACCAATCTGTTTCCCCTGGTTTGGTCCAGTATCAGAACCGAATCATGGCTTTGCTCGTCTACTGCCGTGGGAGTTCACGTCTCACAGTGAAGATGAGAAAGGTGTTCACCTGGCATTCACTCTGCGTGATAATGCCAAAACACGCGAACAATGGCCGCATGAATTCACGCTAATTGCACGTTTTAATTTAGGGAAAGAGTGCCGCATTGAATTGGAATCACATGGTGATTACAGCATTACCAGCGCGTTACATGCTTACTTCCAGATTGGTGACATCAAGCAGATCAGTATTAGCGGTCTGGGCGAGACTTTCATCGATAAGGTTAATCAAGGGAAGATAGCAACTCAACAGGGCGATTTGCGCTTCACCGATCGCACCGATCGCATTTATACCCAGCCACAAGCAATCAGTAAAATTCACGATCCTGAACTGCATCGCACTATTGAGATACACCACACTCATCACAGTGATGTTGTGTCATGGAACCCAGGTGCAGAATTGTCCCACACTATCGCGGATATGACGGATGACGGTTATAAAACATTTGTCTGTGTGGAAACTGCACGCATCAACCAGCCGTTTACCGCGACGACACATACGCCAGCCAGGTTATCAACGACCATTAAGATCAAAAAATAG
- the gapA gene encoding glyceraldehyde-3-phosphate dehydrogenase gives MTIKVGINGFGRIGRIVFRAAQERSDIEIVAINDLLDADYMAYMLKYDSTHGRFNGTVEVKDGHLVVNGKTIRVTAERDPANLKWGEVGVDVVAEATGIFLTDETARKHIQAGAKKVVLTGPSKDATPMFVMGVNHKSYAGQDIVSNASCTTNCLAPLAKVINDNFGIVEALMTTVHSTTATQKTVDGPSHKDWRGGRGASQNIIPSSTGAAKAVGKVIPELNGKLTGMAFRVPTPNVSVVDLTARLAKPASYKEICAAIKAASEGELKGVMGYTEDDVVSTDFNGEKLTSVFDAKAGIALSDTFVKLISWYDNETGYSNKVLDLISHISK, from the coding sequence ATGACTATTAAAGTAGGTATCAACGGATTTGGCCGCATCGGCCGTATTGTTTTCCGCGCTGCACAAGAACGTTCTGACATCGAAATCGTTGCTATCAACGATCTGTTAGATGCAGACTATATGGCTTACATGCTGAAGTATGACTCAACTCACGGTCGCTTTAACGGCACCGTTGAAGTGAAAGACGGCCATTTGGTAGTTAACGGCAAAACTATCCGTGTTACCGCTGAAAGAGATCCGGCTAACCTGAAATGGGGCGAAGTTGGCGTTGATGTCGTTGCTGAAGCAACAGGTATCTTCCTGACCGACGAAACTGCTCGTAAACACATTCAGGCTGGAGCCAAGAAAGTCGTTCTGACCGGTCCATCCAAAGATGCTACCCCGATGTTTGTAATGGGTGTAAACCACAAATCTTATGCTGGACAGGACATCGTTTCCAACGCATCTTGTACTACTAACTGCTTGGCTCCGTTGGCAAAAGTTATTAATGACAATTTTGGTATCGTTGAAGCATTGATGACCACTGTTCATTCAACTACCGCTACTCAGAAAACAGTTGATGGTCCTTCTCACAAAGACTGGCGTGGTGGCCGTGGCGCGTCTCAGAACATCATTCCATCGTCTACCGGTGCAGCCAAAGCTGTAGGTAAGGTCATTCCTGAACTGAATGGCAAACTGACAGGTATGGCGTTCCGTGTACCGACCCCGAACGTATCTGTGGTTGACCTTACTGCCCGTCTGGCAAAACCGGCTTCTTACAAAGAAATCTGTGCGGCCATCAAGGCGGCTTCTGAAGGCGAACTGAAAGGCGTTATGGGCTACACGGAAGATGACGTGGTTTCTACCGACTTTAACGGTGAAAAACTGACATCTGTGTTCGATGCCAAAGCCGGTATTGCTTTGAGTGACACTTTTGTGAAGCTGATTTCCTGGTACGATAATGAAACTGGCTACTCCAATAAAGTTCTGGATCTGATCTCCCATATTTCTAAATAA
- the msrB gene encoding peptide-methionine (R)-S-oxide reductase MsrB encodes MTKDTSSQPALERLTEMQRYVTQQRGTEPAYSGKFLHNKQTGVYHCLCCQQPLFYSDRKYDSGCGWPSFDQPVSIDAIRYLDDYSHNMQRIEIRCGHCDAHLGHVFPDGPPETTGERYCVNSTSLSFTDTDDGEKIDG; translated from the coding sequence ATGACAAAAGATACATCTTCTCAACCTGCGCTGGAGCGTCTGACTGAAATGCAGCGTTATGTCACACAACAGCGGGGCACTGAACCGGCATACTCAGGCAAGTTTCTTCATAACAAGCAAACAGGCGTTTATCACTGCTTGTGCTGCCAGCAGCCGTTGTTCTACTCTGACCGGAAATATGATTCTGGTTGTGGTTGGCCGAGTTTCGATCAACCGGTATCCATCGACGCGATTCGTTATCTGGATGATTATTCACACAATATGCAACGGATTGAAATCCGATGTGGCCATTGTGATGCTCATTTAGGTCATGTGTTCCCTGATGGTCCCCCGGAGACGACCGGTGAGCGTTACTGTGTGAACTCCACGTCACTCAGTTTCACTGATACGGACGATGGAGAAAAAATAGACGGATAA
- a CDS encoding DUF1315 family protein, producing the protein MQLDDLINTMTPEIYQRLVTAVELGKWPDGVSLTAEQKENSLQIVMLWQSRHNIDAEHMSINTQGEIEIKSKQTLKQQFQEAPIITLKPQD; encoded by the coding sequence ATGCAACTTGATGACTTGATCAATACTATGACCCCGGAAATTTATCAGCGACTGGTAACGGCTGTCGAATTGGGTAAATGGCCGGATGGTGTGTCACTGACTGCGGAACAGAAAGAAAATTCGTTGCAAATAGTGATGCTGTGGCAGTCCCGGCATAATATTGATGCGGAACACATGAGTATTAATACACAAGGTGAAATTGAAATAAAAAGTAAGCAAACACTGAAACAGCAATTTCAGGAAGCGCCGATAATTACACTGAAACCACAGGATTAG
- the pncA gene encoding bifunctional nicotinamidase/pyrazinamidase, whose product MNRALLLIDLQNDFCPGGALPITDGDQVISVANQAIEACKAATVAVIASQDWHPANHRSFAINSGSVVGEIGELDGLPQVWWPVHCVQEQTGADFHADLNRQAINWVVRKGTQSNIDSYSAFFDNGHRAKTCLDDWLKAHSINRLTVMGLATDYCVNYTVLDALSLGYQTEVLVEGCRGVNLQPQDSHLALQNMAHHGATLIDLPTFIDSLS is encoded by the coding sequence ATGAACAGAGCGTTATTACTGATCGATTTGCAGAATGATTTCTGTCCGGGCGGCGCGTTGCCGATAACTGACGGTGACCAGGTTATTTCAGTAGCCAATCAAGCCATTGAAGCGTGCAAGGCAGCCACTGTTGCAGTCATCGCCAGTCAAGATTGGCATCCAGCAAATCATCGTAGCTTTGCCATCAATTCTGGCTCAGTGGTGGGGGAAATAGGTGAACTGGACGGTTTGCCACAAGTTTGGTGGCCAGTTCACTGCGTACAAGAACAGACTGGTGCCGATTTTCATGCCGATCTCAATCGCCAAGCCATAAACTGGGTTGTACGTAAAGGTACGCAAAGCAATATCGACAGTTATAGCGCCTTTTTTGATAACGGGCATCGTGCTAAAACCTGCCTGGACGATTGGCTGAAGGCACACAGTATTAACCGACTCACCGTTATGGGACTCGCGACAGATTACTGCGTTAACTATACCGTGCTGGACGCTCTGTCCTTGGGATATCAAACAGAAGTATTAGTCGAAGGATGTCGGGGCGTCAATCTACAGCCGCAAGACAGCCACCTGGCGCTTCAAAACATGGCGCATCATGGTGCCACATTGATAGACTTGCCGACGTTTATCGACTCTCTTTCATAA
- the ansA gene encoding asparaginase codes for MQKKSIYVAYTGGTIGMQRSENGYIPVSGHLQQQVANMPEFHRLEMPSFTIHEYTPLIDSSDMTPADWQSIANDIQQHYDNYDGFVILHGTDTMAFTASALSFMLENLAKPVIVTGSQIPLAELRSDGQTNLLNALYVAANHPVNEVSLFFNNKLLRGNRTTKAHADGFDAFASPNYPPLLEAGIHIRRLAPLPQTPASGALIVHDITPQPIGVITIYPGISADVVSNFLRQPVKALILRSYGVGNAPQSSGLLNELRQASERGIVVVNLTQCISGRVNMEGYATGNALAQAGVISGFDMTVEAALTKLHYLLSRDDLSPIDVRRLMQQNLRGELSDKD; via the coding sequence ATGCAAAAAAAATCCATTTATGTTGCCTATACCGGCGGTACCATCGGTATGCAACGCTCAGAAAACGGCTATATTCCCGTCTCCGGTCATCTGCAGCAGCAGGTAGCCAACATGCCGGAATTTCATCGACTGGAAATGCCGTCTTTCACCATTCATGAATACACGCCGTTAATCGACTCTTCGGATATGACACCAGCGGACTGGCAATCTATCGCCAATGATATTCAGCAACACTATGACAATTATGATGGTTTCGTCATTTTGCATGGCACAGACACCATGGCATTTACAGCATCCGCACTCTCCTTCATGTTGGAGAATCTCGCCAAGCCGGTAATAGTGACAGGGTCACAAATTCCATTGGCCGAATTGCGCTCGGATGGTCAGACTAATCTGCTGAATGCGTTGTATGTAGCCGCCAATCATCCAGTGAATGAAGTCAGTCTGTTTTTTAACAACAAACTGCTACGTGGAAACCGAACCACTAAAGCGCATGCTGACGGTTTTGATGCGTTTGCCTCCCCCAACTACCCTCCATTGCTGGAAGCCGGTATCCATATCCGTCGATTGGCGCCACTACCACAAACACCAGCCTCCGGTGCGCTGATCGTCCATGACATTACGCCGCAACCCATTGGCGTTATCACTATTTATCCCGGTATTTCCGCCGATGTCGTCAGCAACTTTTTGCGCCAACCAGTCAAAGCACTGATATTACGATCTTATGGTGTCGGTAATGCCCCACAAAGTTCTGGACTGCTTAATGAACTTCGCCAGGCGTCAGAGCGAGGCATTGTGGTCGTTAATCTGACACAGTGCATTTCAGGACGAGTCAATATGGAAGGATACGCTACCGGTAACGCACTAGCACAAGCCGGTGTCATCAGTGGTTTCGATATGACGGTTGAAGCCGCACTGACAAAACTACATTATTTACTCAGTCGCGATGATCTCTCGCCAATCGATGTCCGCCGTCTGATGCAGCAAAATCTACGCGGTGAGCTGAGCGACAAAGATTAA